One Pochonia chlamydosporia 170 chromosome 5, whole genome shotgun sequence DNA segment encodes these proteins:
- a CDS encoding fungal transcriptional regulatory protein (similar to Cordyceps militaris CM01 XP_006667320.1) encodes MFANFELWSGGMVEHSAKPPRLRSNRGCLACRRIKKKCDEQKPACGLCMRRRHDNCSYPVSTSPPTSSSSPGQAQKFSPSDLAPAAENSTQDPAPLSLGIDASEQESQIHSNANQVAVMLTQPSVSSAIGLPPMADLSANTMWELVRHANRAIHGAYFDDHYTILVPFLPVIAEFSPYMHTWLALGAIQIAQQQTSSAQCRWRQTAIQCYSKALQGLNQHLCSTPIPHEWALSAVLLLHIYEKFGDNHEPPSDAHVNSARSVFIRRFTQFPPSSMRHILQLESLVYRVAVTSTFRPLPNSETSYSYLDDLVEIWNSSNIPCGLWQHSLWISLPPQIFNVVFKLSVLLHMRVLGEAQMDDLDKLDGMLRQYLQVSKLPPFLSVSDDGKDKGSCLSLVEQARAARCLYDYACQILIAKLRGYDATSCAIHRPSHLGFQLLAELRKGNFVSPVLLWPTIIIGLTATIPDDRFITSEYVARLEHLSGSRTISSVRLLLGHAWGELSDGGMKGVNVLSDARILASVFL; translated from the exons ATGTTTGCCAACTTTGAGTTATGGTCAGGTGGCATGGTCGAGCATTCTGCCAAACCCCCTCGACTGCGATCTAACCGAGGCTGCCTTGCAT GTCGTCGGATCAAGAAGAAATGTGACGAGCAGAAACCGGCTTGTGGGCTTTGCATGCGCCGTAGACATGATAACTGTTCTTATCCTGTTTCTacatcgccgccaacatcttcctcaagTCCTGGCCAAGCTCAAAAGTTCTCCCCGTCGGATCTTGCGCCGGCCGCGGAAAACTCAACGCAAGATCCAGCTCCATTGTCACTAGGCATAGATGCAAGCGAGCAGGAGTCACAGATACATTCCAATGCCAATCAAGTAGCTGTGATGCTCACACAACCCAGTGTCAGTTCTGCTATCGGTCTACCTCCTATGGCGGACCTTTCAGCCAACACGATGTGGGAGCTGGTCCGACATGCCAACAGAGCCATTCATGGAGCCTACTTTGACGATCATTATACGATACTCGTACCCTTCCTTCCGGTAATTGCTGAGTTCTCGCCGTACATGCATACGTGGCTGGCTTTGGGAGCCATCCAAATCGCCCAGCAGCAAACTTCATCTGCACAATGCAGATGGCGACAGACGGCCATCCAGTGTTACTCTAAGGCCCTTCAAGGCTTGAACCAACATCTGTGTTCAACTCCGATACCCCACGAGTGGGCGTTAAGCGCTGTATTGCTGCTTCATATTTACGAGAAGTTTGGCGATAACCATGAGCCACCGTCGGATGCACATGTAAACTCGGCGCGAAGCGTTTTCATAAGACGATTTACTCAGTTTCCACCATCCTCCATGCGCCATATATTGCAGCTCGAGAGCTTGGTTTACCGAGTTGCTGTCACCAGCACCTTCAGACCACTACCAAATTCCGAAACATCATACAGTTACTTGGACGATTTGGTGGAGATTTGGAACTCTTCCAATATTCCCTGCGGTTTGTGGCAACATAGCTTGTGGATCAGTTTGCCGCCGCAAATATTTAACGTGGTCTTCAAGTTATCGGTCTTACTGCACATGCGAGTTCTGGGAGAGGCGCAGATGGACGATCTTGACAAACTGGATGGAATGCTGAGACAATACCTGCAAGTCTCTAAATTGCCGCCATTTCTGAGCGTTTCAGATGATGGGAAAGACAAGGGATCATGTCTATCGTTGGTGGAACAAGCTCGCGCCGCGCGTTGTCTTTACGACTATGCCTGTCAAATCCTAATAGCCAAGCTGCGTGGCTATGATGCCACCTCTTGTGCCATTCACCGGCCCTCCCACCTCGGCTTCCAGTTGTTGGCTGAGCTCCGGAAAGGAAACTTCGTCTCACCGGTACTGTTATGGCCGACAATAATTATTGGATTAACAGCAACCATCCCTGATGACAGATTCATAACATCGGAATATGTCGCTCGCTTAGAGCACTTATCGGGATCGAGGACAATTTCATCTGTGCGCTTGCTTCTGGGGCATGCTTGGGGAGAATTGAGCGACGGGGGCATGAAGGGAGTTAATGTTCTTTCCGATGCCAGGATCCTAGCTAGCGTCTTTCTTTGA
- a CDS encoding major facilitator superfamily transporter (similar to Cordyceps militaris CM01 XP_006667321.1) → MQSSMDAERSASRPLEPGTVQLEDLTFSQHGEIILQPAPSDDPNDPLNWSRIRKTVNFSLVCLYTVMVYTVIDISTVVYGQVHDELGFSFQELNQSFAASNAGLAIGGVLFVPFAFKFGRRPIYLISIVIMLGTTVWQACMQNRGDLYGFSVVSGLAGSIGETICAMTLADLFFVHQRGSLTNVLTIAINTGAYLGPVAAGYVAASQGWRWIWWWCSILLGVTLLLFVFCYEETIYIPEIQGTVIEGTADHGLDKDQIAIDSKAEASHLERRSIRSDIPIKSYKQRMSLFTTTDYGLGSVLRHTYQPFVVITTFPGVSFVALLYGSLLAWLAIVLSVQGIYFTLPPYSFSSSGVGLLNVPTFVGSLLGGFYGGQLSDYSIQWLARRNGGLYEPEMRLWLALPTILITPAGYFMFGLSMAEGMPWYIPAVGLGIYGFGSTALGNIALVYLVDSYRDVIGDAYIGITFLRNAFGTVAAMCLSPWVDSMGLYNMTS, encoded by the exons ATGCAGAGCAGCATGGACGCAGAGCGGTCCGCATCAAGGCCTTTGGAGCCTGGTACCGTGCAACTAGAAGATT TGACCTTTTCACAACATGGAGAAATCATACTACAACCAGCCCCGAGTGACGACCCGAATGACCCATTAAATTGGTCACGCATTCGCAAAACTGTCAACTTTTCTCTCGTCTGCCTATATACCGTGATGGTGTATACCGTCATAGATATCTCAACTGTTGTCTACGGCCAAGTCCACGATGAGTTGGGGTTTTCGTTCCAGGAACTGAATCAGTCATTTGCTGCATCTAACGCCGGCTTGGCAATCGGTGGAGTCTTGTTTGTTCCGTTTGCCTTCAAGTTTGGCCGCCGTCCCATCTATTTGATCAGTATTGTCATCATGCTGGGCACCACAGTATGGCAGGCGTGTATGCAGAATCGAGGTGACCTATACGGCTTTAGTGTCGTCTCTGGCCTCGCAGGGTCCATTGGAGAGACCATCTGTGCCATGACTCTTGCTGACCTGTTCTTTGTTCACCAGCGTGGTTCGCTAACTAATGTACTTACAATTGCGATAAACACGGGCGCATATCTTGGTCCCGTAGCTGCTGGCTATGTGGCTGCCTCACAAGGTTGGCGATG GAtatggtggtggtgttcCATTCTCCTCGGAGTGACACTATTGCTTTTTGTGTTCTGCTACGAAGAAACCATATACATACCCGAGATACAAGGCACTGTTATCGAAGGCACCGCCGACCATGGTCTTGACAAAGACCAAATCGCCATAGACTCCAAAGCTGAAGCAAGCCACCTTGAGCGCCGGTCAATCCGTAGCGACATTCCGATCAAATCTTACAAACAGCGCATGTCACTCTTTACCACCACAGACTATGGACTGGGCAGCGTACTTCGTCACACTTACCAACCATTTGTTGTCATCACCACCTTCCCCGGTGTGTCATTTGTTGCACTTCTTTATGGCTCTCTGCTCGCCTGGCTTGCCATCGTACTGAGTGTTCAAGGCATCTACTTTACTCTACCACCGTACAGTTTCTCATCATCTGGTGTGGGGTTACTCAATGTCCCTACTTTCGTCGGTAGTCTTCTGGGCGGCTTTTACGGTGGCCAACTCTCCGACTACAGCATTCAGTGGTTGGCAAGGCGCAATGGTGGTCTCTATGAACCGGAAATGAGATTGTGGTTAGCCCTTCCAACAATTCTAATTACACCCGCTGGATACTTTATGTTTGGACTTTCCATGGCAGAG GGTATGCCGTGGTATATACCGGCTGTTGGCTTGGGAATATATGGGTTTGGAAGCACTGCGCTTGGCAATATTGCTTTAGTGTACCTAGTGGACTCGTACAGAGAT GTCATTGGTGATGCATACATAGGCATCACATTTCTCCGCAACGCATTCGGCACTGTAGCAGCTATGTGTTTAAGTCCTTGGGTTGACAGCATGGGATTGTATAACATGACA TCATGA
- a CDS encoding nitrilase/cyanide hydratase (similar to Cordyceps militaris CM01 XP_006667319.1) yields the protein MSDPLKVALIQLYTDPTDVSGNFTRAVDYIRKAARDGANIAVLPEYHLAGAQNQLENPQQAVKYSAEYLKEYQLLAKELQIAIVPGTILEPLTTKAHAAGDTNGPLANVAYFIGPDGRLLGRYQKKNLWHPERPYVTADIETPHKAFDTPWGRIGLLICWDMAFPEAFRALIADGARIVICPSCWLVEDGGEGREFNPSCESLFLENVCVARAFENTCAIVFVNAAAPLGSTDGKDPQGYEYAGLSQVAIPLQGSRGRLGTSEEMRLVEINTKALDVAEKVYKVREDMAKVEWHYPISYQPKKPTLA from the exons ATGTCTGACCCGTTGAAAGTCGCACTGATTCAGCTGTATACAGAT CCAACAGACGTTTCGGGGAACTTCACTCGCGCAGTTGACTACATCCGCAAGGCAGCTAGAGATGGTGCTAATATTGCCGTGCTACCCGAGTATCATCTCGCCGGTGCTCAAAACCAGCTAGAGAACCCCCAACAGGCGGTGAAATATTCTGCAGAATACTTGAAAGAGTACCAGCTACTCGCCAAAGAACTTCAGATCGCCATTGTTCCAGGCACCATCCTCGAACCGTTGACGACAAAAGCACATGCTGCCGGAGACACCAATGGACCGCTAGCGAATGTAGCATACTTCATAGGGCCGGACGGACGTCTCCTTGGACGCTATCAAAAGAAGAACTTGTGGCATCCCGAGAGACCATATGTCACGGCAGATATTGAAACGCCACATAAGGCGTTTGACACGCCATGGGGCAGAATTGGCCTCCTTATTTGTTGGGACATGGCCTTCCCAGAAGCATTTCGAGCGCTCATCGCCGATGGAGCACGTATTGTAATCTGTCCGTCCTGTTGGttggttgaggatggcggTGAGGGCCGAGAGTTCAATCCATCTTGTGAATCACTATTTCTCGAGAACGTATGTGTAGCGCGAGCTTTCGAGAACACCTGCGCAATTGTTTTTGTCAATGCAGCGGCTCCGTTGGGCAGCACGGATGGAAAAGATCCGCAGGGGTATGAGTATGCAGGATTGAGTCAGGTAGCGATACCTTTACAAGGTTCGCGGGGGAGACTGGGAACCTCGGAGGAAATGCGGCTCGTGGAGATCAATACGAAGGCACTAGATGTGGCAGAGAAGGTTTATAAAGTCCGGGAAGATATGGCAAAGGTTGAGTGGCATTATCCGATTTCATATCAACCCAAGAAGCCAACTCTGGCTTAG
- a CDS encoding ABC transporter CDR4 (similar to Aspergillus terreus NIH2624 XP_001209824.1) — MDISTPARCASAQGSERTIYEANTGTTATQPNTEHNPSTSTPVDRSGMDSAAVGTSDEDSINVESGRRHSIVQELARQYTKNSAVAIQSDAQGLFGNDDPTSPLNPNGAKFNARTWAKTVAQMAAEAGSGFRRAGFSFQNLNVYGFGEETDYQKDVGNVWLVMGGLLRRLMNKVGSNDHRNMGRVDILRNLDGVVKPGEMLVVLGPPGAGCSTFLKSISGETNGIYIDERASFNYQGISAHEMHTSHKGEAIYTAEVDVHFPMLSVGDTLTFAARAREPHTMPTGVSRKQFSNHYRDVVMAMYGISHTINTRVGNEYIRGVSGGERKRVTIAEATLSSAPLQCWDNSTRGLDSANAIEFCKTLRLQADVFGRTSAVSIYQAPQSAYDLFDKVLVLYEGRQIFYGSTGKAKEYFINLGFDCPDRQTTPDFLTSMTAPSERIVRQGYENRAPRTPDEFAQRWLASPERSALLGDINTFNQEHPLDGADADAFRANKRTQQAKGQRPKSPFILSYSQQVQLCLWRGWKRLIGDPGLTIFVLLANSITALIISSLFYNMQPTTASFFQRAAVLFVAILANAFSSALEILTQYAQRPIVEKHNRYGFHHPSAEAFSSVIVDMPYKISNSIFYNLILYFMTNLNREPGSFFFFLLVSFLMVMAMSGIFRSIASLSRTLSQAMVPASVLILALVIFTGFVIPVDYMLGWCRWINYLDPVAYGFEALMINEFSGRRFKCNSFVPSSDVAGYQGVGGLNRACTTVGSVIGQDFVDGDAYINTLYKYNHSHKWRNVGILIAFTVFNHLVYFLATEYISEKKSKGEVLVFRRGHLPTSAANKGDVEGSNSSPAKVTEKSGTTRNEDDAAIQASTSVFHWGNVCYDIKIKGEPRRILDNVDGWVKPGTLTALMGVSGAGKTTLLDCLADRISMGVITGEMLIDGKLRDSSFQRKTGYVQQQDLHLETTTVREALEFSALLRQPDATPRAEKIAYVDEVIKLLDMQPYADAVVGTLGEGLNVEQRKRLTIGVELAAKPPLLLFVDEPTSGLDSQTSWAILDLLEKLSKAGQSILCTIHQPSAMLFQRFDRLLFLAKGGKTIYFGNIGENSSVMTSYFERNGALPCPTGDNPAEWMLEVIGAAPGATTDIDWHETWRSSKEYQEVQSELQRLKSNVSVDETSKSENKALYREFASPFWSQLLVVSQRVFEQYWRTPSYIYSKFILCTSVSLFIGLVFLDAPLSIQGLQNQMFAIFNILSIFGQLVQQQMPHFVTQRSLYEVRERPSKTYSWKVFMLSQIIVEIPWNTLMSVVMFVCVYYPVGFNNNASAAGQTTERGGLMWLLFWQFLMFTCTFAHACIAIMDTAEGGGNLANVFFMMCLLFCGVLASPSTMPGFWIFMYRVSPFTYWVSSVLSTGLANTHVTCNSNELVSFDAPAGKTCEEYMSAYIGSRGGYLDSNNASGQCQYCPVSDTNVFLAGISSNYDHRWRDFGIGMVYIVFNIAASLFLYWLVRVPKKKRNT, encoded by the exons ATGGACATTAGTACACCTGCTCGCTGTGCCTCAGCGCAGGGAAGCGAGCGAACGATTTACGAAGCCAATACTGGTACAACGGCGACACAACCAAATACCGAGCATAATCCAAGCACTAGTACTCCAGTGGACCGTTCGGGTATGGATTCTGCTGCCGTTGGGACCAGTGATGAAGACAGCATCAATGTCGAGTCCGGACGAAGGCACTCAATAGTGCAAGAACTTGCTCGTCAGTACACCAAAAACTCTGCCGTCGCCATTCAGAGCGATGCTCAGGGTCTATTTGGCAATGATGACCCAACCTCACCACTCAACCCCAACGGGGCCAAGTTCAACGCTCGTACCTGGGCGAAAACAGTGGCGCAAATGGCAGCTGAAGCCGGTTCTGGGTTCCGTCGCGCTGGATTCTCCTTCCAAAATCTAAACGTATatggctttggagaagaaaccGACTACCAGAAGGATGTTGGCAACGTATGGCTGGTGATGGGTGGACTTCTGCGTCGTCTGATGAACAAGGTGGGCAGTAATGACCATCGTAACATGGGCAGAGTGGACATCCTACGTAATCTGGACGGTGTGGTGAAGCCAGGGGAGATGCTTGTTGTCCTTGGTCCCCCTGGTGCTGGCTGCTCGACCTTTTTGAAGAGCATTTCAGGTGAAACGAATGGCATTTACATTGACGAGAGAGCTTCGTTCAACTACCAGGGCATATCGGCACATGAGATGCACACCAGCCATAAAGGAGAGGCTATTTATACAGCCGAAGTCGATGTTCATTTCCCAATGCTTTCCGTCGGAGACACCCTGACTTTTGCCGCACGAGCTAGAGAGCCGCATACCATGCCAACTGGAGTTTCGCGCAAGCAGTTCTCAAACCATTATCGAGACGTGGTCATGGCAATGTACGGAATTAGCCACACAATAAATACACGCGTGGGTAATGAGTACATCCGAGGTGTTTCTGGTGGCGAGAGGAAGAGAGTTACCATTGCAGAAGCCACTCTGTCCAGCGCACCATTGCAATGCTGGGACAATTCCACGAGAGGCCTCGACTCTGCTAATGCTATCGAATTCTGTAAGACGTTGCGCCTCCAAGCAGACGTCTTTGGTCGAACCAGCGCCGTCTCGATATACCAAGCCCCCCAAAGTGCCTATGACCTGTTCGATAAAGTTCTTGTGCTTTATGAGGGTCGCCAAATCTTCTATGGATCAACCGGCAAAGCTAAAGAATATTTCATTAACCTTGGTTTTGATTGTCCCGATCGGCAAACTACCCCGGATTTTCTCACGTCAATGACAGCGCCATCAGAGCGAATTGTTCGCCAGGGGTATGAGAATCGTGCACCAAGAACCCCGGACGAGTTTGCTCAACGCTGGTTAGCGAGTCCGGAACGCAGTGCTTTATTGGGAGATATCAACACGTTCAACCAAGAACACCCCCTCGATGGTGCTGATGCAGATGCCTTCCGGGCGAATAAACGAACGCAACAGGCCAAAGGGCAGCGACCCAAGTCTCCCTTCATTCTCTCCTACAGCCAGCAAGTTCAGCTGTGTCTATGGCGAGGATGGAAACGTCTTATCGGTGATCCTGGTCTTACTATCTTTGTGTTACTGGCAAACTCAATTACTGCGTTGATTATTTCGTCTCTGTTTTACAATATGCAGCCCACTACTGCGAGCTTTTTCCAGCGCGCTGCTGTTCTCTTTGTCGCTATTTTGGCGAATGCTTTCTCAAGTGCCCTTGAAATCCTTACGCAGTACGCTCAACGGCCGATTGTTGAGAAGCATAATCGGTATGGatttcatcatccatctGCTGAAGCATTTTCCTCTGTCATTGTCGACATGCCCTATAAGATCAGCAATAGTATTTTCTACAACCTGATTCTGTACTTCATGACGAATCTAAATCGAGAACCAGGATcgttctttttctttttgttggtTTCCTTCCTGATGGTTATggcaatgtctggtattttcCGGTCAAT CGCCTCGTTGTCTCGAACTCTCTCTCAAGCCATGGTGCCTGCATCTGTCTTGATCCTGGCTCTGGTTATATTCACAGGATTTGTTATCCCCGTGGACTATATGCTGGGCTGGTGTCGGTGGATCAATTACCTCGACCCAGTCGCGTACGGCTTCGAAGCCTTGATGATCAACGAGTTCAGCGGTCGGCGATTCAAATGCAATTCGTTCGTCCCCAGCTCAGATGTGGCGGGGTATCAAGGCGTTGGAGGCTTGAATAGGGCTTGCACAACCGTTGGGTCAGTTATTGGGCAGGATTTCGTTGACGGCGATGCCTACATCAACACGCTCTACAAGTACAACCACAGTCACAAGTGGCGTAATGTCGGTATCTTAATCGCCTTCACCGTGTTCAATCACCTTGTATACTTCTTGGCCACGGAATATATTTCGGAAAAGAAATCCAAGGGCGAGGTTTTGGTATTTCGACGAGGCCATCTCCCCACATCGGCCGCAAATAAAGGCGATGTTGAGGGCAGCAACTCTTCCCCAGCAAAGGTTACAGAAAAGTCCGGAACAACTCggaatgaagatgatgccgccattcAAGCTTCGACTAGTGTCTTCCACTGGGGCAATGTGTGCTACGATATTAAGATCAAGGGAGAACCTAGACGCATTTTGGATAATGTCGATGGTTGGGTGAAGCCTGGTACACTTACAGCCCTTATGGGCGTTTCAGGCGCAGGTAAAACAACATTGCTAGACTGTCTGGCTGATCGAATCTCTATGGGCGTAATCACTGGCGAAATGCTTATCGACGGTAAATTACGAGACTCTTCCTTCCAGCGGAAGACTGGCTATGTGCAGCAACAGGATCTTCATCTCGAAACAACTACGGTCCGAGAAGCCCTAGAATTCAGTGCCCTACTCCGACAACCGGACGCAACCCCAAGAGCTGAAAAGATTGCGTATGTGGACGAAGTAATCAAGTTGCTCGACATGCAGCCATATGCCGACGCAGTTGTCGGTACCCTGGGCGAGGGTCTCAACGTCGAGCAACGGAAGCGTCTTAccattggtgttgagttAGCCGCAAAACCGCCATTACTTCTTTTTGTCGACGAACCAACGTCTGGACTTGACTCGCAGACGTCGTGGGCAATCCTAGATCTCCTGGAGAAGCTCTCAAAGGCAGGCCAGTCTATTCTCTGTACGATCCACCAGCCGTCTGCAATGTTATTCCAGCGCTTTGACCGGCTACTTTTTCTAGCCAAAGGCGGAAAAACTATTTACTTTGGTAATATTGGAGAGAATTCATCCGTCATGACCTCTTATTTTGAACGAAATGGTGCTTTACCCTGTCCTACTGGCGATAATCCTGCCGAGTGGATGCTGGAAGTCATCGGTGCGGCTCCGGGCGCCACCACGGATATTGACTGGCATGAGACATGGCGATCAAGTAAGGAGTATCAAGAAGTTCAATCTGAGCTGCAGCGGCTCAAGTCAAATGTCAGCGTGGATGAAACGTCGAAAAGCGAAAACAAAGCTCTGTATCGCGAGTTCGCCTCTCCCTTCTGGAGTCAACTCCTGGTTGTATCTCAAAGAGTGTTTGAACAGTACTGGAGAACTCCATCCTACATCTACTCCAAGTTTATACTCTGTACTTCGGTCTCACTATTCATCGGGCTTGTATTTCTCGACGCACCCCTCAGCATACAAGGTCTTCAAAATCAGATGTTTGCCATTTTTAACATCCTGAGCATTTTCGGGCAACTCGTGCAGCAGCAAATGCCGCATTTCGTCACACAGCGATCCTTGTATGAAGTACGCGAGCGGCCATCAAAGACATATAGCTGGAAAGTATTCATGCTATCCCAGATCATTGTGGAAATACCCTGGAATACGCTCATGTCTGTGGTCATGTTTGTGTGTGTCTACTACCCCGTCGGCTTTAACAACAATGCCAGCGCCGCGGGCCAGACCACAGAGCGCGGTGGACTCATGTGGTTGCTGTTCTGGCAATTTTTAATGTTTACGTGCACCTTTGCGCATGCCTGCATCGCCATTATGGACACTGCTGAAGGCGGCGGCAATTTGGCCAATGTATTCTTCATGATGTGTCTATTGTTTTGTGGTGTTCTTGCGTCTCCGTCCACTATGCCTGGATTCTGGATCTTCATGTACCGAGTGTCGCCGTTTACATACTGGGTTTCATCTGTGTTATCTACGGGCTTGGCGAACACGCATGTCACATGTAATAGCAACGAGCTGGTGAGTTTTGATGCGCCAGCTGGGAAGACTTGCGAAGAATACATGTCTGCGTATATTGGTAGCCGTGGTGGCTATCTCGATAGCAACAATGCTTCAGGGCAGTGTCAGTATTGCCCTGTTTCGGATACTAACGTGTTCTTGGCTGGCATTAGCTCAAACTATGATCATCGTTGGCGCGACTTTGGCATCGGCATGGTGTACATCGTGTTCAATATTGCGGCATCATTGTTTCTTTACTGGCTGGTTCGTGTGCCTAAGAAGAAGCGCAATACCTGA
- a CDS encoding polyamine transporter (similar to Talaromyces marneffei ATCC 18224 XP_002146948.1), with product MSDDASVEDAKLPQDTVANTSSELPKTTTDKHGNITVLVPQPTDDPRDPLNWPLRKKVTIFASVCLAGFAAQMSPNSNMLTFMEQVPTYHKTPTDMLNSVAAALAGWVAGPFFLIPLVGVIGRSAVVFWSLVGILIGQIWGAEMTDPNDYVSFTISRLFTGFFGGIPAILGSGYIIDMFFLHQRGKAFAVFEILIIFAVVGGGTLGGFIAENNPWNYAFWWTLGPVGAAIILVFVFVEDTSYNRDSNKPSPVTLPEAWLVNRVATFLPGSRTQPAGKGKEFVRRVIIPFQITFAPITLLMGTYIFIALGLPIMQASTLATYLEPPEEVGGYGFSSLQMAFFTMTAWVGIICAQVYGYFFNDKIPVWVARKRGGTWHPEYRLANTIPPSLLLPIGLGLWGAGLQYHLHFMVLALASFIIWFAALLALPVCYNYVVECFLDNPVETSVSLNAYRVTFGLISVFIVTQWQSAVGVGWMWGMGAFFIVFVDIIMICLIFKGQVVRGWTLMLSKTIAVTEDGAKISLKAEQGEP from the exons ATGTCTGACGATGCATCTGTAGAAGATGCCAAATTGCCACAGGATACTGTGGCAAATACGTCTTCAGAGCTACCCAAAACAACTACAGACAAGCATGGAAATATCACTGTCCTGGTTCCTCAGCCTACTGACGACCCGAGAGATCCACTG AACTGGCCGCTACGGAAGAAAGTCACCATCTTTGCGTCCGTTTGCCTAGCAGGTTTCGCAGCCCAGATGTcacccaactccaacatGCTCACGTTCATGGAGCAAGTTCCAACATACCACAAGACTCCAACAGATATGCTGAATTCCGTCGCGGCAGCTCTTGCAGGTTGGGTGGCGGGACCATTCTTCCTTATACCTTTAGTTGGAGTTATCGGACGCAGTGCTGTCGTATTTTGGAGTCTTGTTGGGATTCTCATCGGTCAGATATGGGGCGCTGAGATGACCGATCCTAACGACTATGTTTCCTTTACCATCTCCAGGCTATTCACTGGCTTTTTCGGTGGCATTCCAGCTATCCTTGGTAGTGGGTACATTATTGACATGTTTTTTCTGCATCAACGGGGAAAAGCTTTTGCAGTATTCGAGATCTTGATCATATTCGCGGTCGTAGGCGGCGGAACACTTGGTGGCTTTATTGCTGAGAATAATCCTTGGAACTATGCTTTCTGGTGGACGCTTGGTCCTGTTGGCGCAGCTATTATCCTCGTTTTCGTTTTTGTGGAAGATACTTCTTATAATCGCGACTCAAACAAGCCATCTCCAGTAACTCTACCAGAGGCATGGCTTGTAAATCGCGTGGCAACTTTTTTGCCTGGGTCCAGGACGCAACCAgcaggcaaaggcaaagaatTT GTACGCCGAGTTATAATCCCATTCCAGATCACATTCGCACCAATCACCCTGCTCATGGGTACGTACATCTTTATTGCGCTTGGGCTTCCCATCATGCAAGCATCCACTCTAGCTACGTATCTGGAACCACCAGAGGAAGTTGGCGGGTATGGCTTTTCATCACTGCAAATGGCGTTCTTCACCATGACAGCCTGGGTGGGTATTATTTGCGCTCAGGTATACGGCTACTTCTTCAATGATAAGATACCCGTCTGGGTCGCACGAAAGAGAGGGGGAACGTGGCACCCGGAATATCGTCTTGCCAATACGATCCCTCCGTCGTTATTGCTGCCCATCGGATTGGGTCTTTGGGGTGCTGGTTTGCAGTATCATTTACATTTCATGGTACTTGCACTCGCTTCCTTCATAATATGGTTTGCTGCTCTTCTCGCCCTCCCTGTCTGCTACAACTACGTTGTTGAGTGCTTCCTGGACAATCCCGTGGAAACATCTGTCTCTTTGAACGCTTACCGAGTCACATTTGGCCTCATCTCGGTCTTTATCGTAACACAATGGCAGTCAGCGGTTGGGGTGGGTTGGATGTGGGGGATGGGCGCGTTTTTCATTGTTTTCGTGGATATAATCATGATTTGTCTCATATTCAAGGGCCAAGTTGTGCGAGGATGGACACTAATGCTTAGCAAGACCATAGCCGTCACTGAGGACGGTGCCAAGATCAGTTTGAAGGCTGAACAGGGCGAGCCTTAG